The nucleotide window CAAGAAATATTAATTTTCTTTTTGGATTAATTTTCAAATATGACTTAAATCTTTCTGATTTAAATAAAAAGTAATAACCAAAAGAAAATCAAAAAACAAATGAAAGTGGTGCTAAAATTAACATTGCAACCGAATTCATACTATAAATTATACCTTTTTTTAAAAGAATAAAAGAAATTAGCAAATAAATTCATATATTTTTTCTATTTTTGTTTGTTTTTAATTAATTTCTCGATTAATTCGATTTGCTGTTTTCGTGTGGCAACTTCAGCTTCAAGTTCAGCTAAAAGTAATTTTTTTAAATCTTTTAAAGTATCCATATCCGAATTTTGCAACATTTTTAGTTTTTCATGTAAGACATTTAGACTATTTTCTTTTTTCATTTTGTTTCCTTTTCTAATTAATATATATAAAACTATTTATAGTTTTTCTAAAGTATATATAAGCCGATTTTTGGAGAAACACTAAAAATTGACTTATATTTGGTTTTTAATTTTTTTTAGTGTATAATTTTAAATTTGAAGAACCAAGAGCTTTGAATTTCAATTCCGGCCTTGTTGCCGAATAATCAATCTTTTGTCTTGATAAAAAGATTTGTATTTTGGTTTTTCGTGATTAATTTTTCAATGGGCACCCTTATTTTTACATCAGCAAGGTAAATAAGAAAGCCCATTTTTTGATTTTCTAAGCAAATAACAAGGTCTCTTAATTACGTATTCAAAAATTTTTTTAATTTTGACAACTATTGTTTTTGAAACTTTTCACTCAAAAATATTTTTTGATCAAAAATAAACTTTGTTATTCTGAAATTGTCTATATAAATTTTTTTGAATGGTTTTTAAGCTGATAGAAATTAATTGTTTTTCATATTTAACTGCTTTATAATAAGTATTTTTGTCTAAATTAACGCTATGGATTAACTTTTTAGAAATAGTTTTATTTTCAAATTGAATTTGAATATTATTTTCTGAAAACCATTTTAGTGCCCTGGAAATAGTTTCATTGCTTAATCCCAAATTTTGGAAATATGTATAAGAATTTTCTACTCAATAATTACTATTTTTTCAGTTATTCAATTTGAAATTTTTAATTGCTAAATTTTTCAAATACTGGTAAACTCTAAAATAATTTGATGAAACTAAATTTTCAAAACTAATACATAAATCTAATATTTTTTTAGGGATATAATATTTTTTTAAATCAAGCACGCTAACAACAATTAATTTATTAGCTATTTTTTGTGTTTCAATAATATTCTCTTTAGCTAAATAATTTAGAATTTTATAAATAGTTTTAATATTTCAAGTTTTAGACTCTCATTTTGCATTTAACTTTTCTAAAATTTGTTTAGCATCTAAAAACTTACATTTTTCTCCTATCTTTTTAAATTCAAAATCTCTAATTACTCAAAACACATAAAAAAGGTAAGAAGAATTAGAGCAAAAAATTTTTTTATTTTTTTTAGAAGTGTTTTTGAATTTTGTGGTATAATCAATTATGCTCATTTGGTAACCTGTCTTCTAATTGCTATTTGGGCGCGTTTTCGGAGGCTGAAAAGCTTCTTTTTTTATTTCCCAAATTTTTGATTTTTTAGTTCAGTTAATTGAATTTCCTTTTTAACTATTTGATTTTTAATTGAACTTTTATAACTATCATCAACTCATTGCTTATCGGAATTTAGAAGTAAATTAAGTGAATTAATTTCTTTTTCGATTTTTTCTACTAATTTAAAATTCAAGTCATTTTTTACTTTTTTATTTGCAACTAAATTACTTTTGTTTTCACTAGAATTAACTAAATTTTTTAATTTATCAATCATTTTCTTTAGTTCGTTGTTTAGTTCATCTTTTTCAATATCAAGTTTTTTAAAATATTTTTTGTAAACTATTGAATATTCGATTATTGTTTTATCTAACTCTTTTTGGTCTAGTATATTTTTTTGAGCACCATTTATAAAATTTCCGCTTTCGCCATTTAATTTTTTTTCAAAATCAAATTCAATAAAATCAAAATTAAAATTAACTTCTTTGTTTTCATAAAAACTTTCCAAGCTTTTCTGCGGATGATTTCAAATTTCATAAGCAAAATTCGTCTTTATATGAATTGGCTTTAACCCCGTGACAAAGACTCATGATTGTTCAGGTGGCATTTGTGCTAATTTATTAACGCTTATGATATTTTCTTGAGAAACTGTTTCAGAATTAGAAGTTTGATTAGATTTTTCGGCTTTTTCAGAATTTGAATAGGATTTTTTAATTACGTCTTTTTTCCCAGCGAATTTAACGAAGGTTTCAATCGATTTAATGTCGTTGGATCTGAAGTAAATTTTCAAAGCAGAATTTGATAAGATAGTATCATTTTCCTTACCATATTTAGTCAGTTGCTGAATATTTTGCAAAACTAATGCAAAATAAATTCCATAAGACGCGGCTGTCGACATTTTGGTCGACATTTGATAAACGGAAGGCAAATTTCCAAATTCATCACCCAAAAATAGAAAATCTCTAAAATTTCGTCGGTTTGGTTTAGAATTTGCTATTGAAATTAAAGAAGAATAACAATTGTTTATGATCGAAGGGATCATTAGTTGTCCGATATTTGAATCGAGTTGAAACGTAATAAAAACTGCAAAAGGTTTAATATTTGAATTAAATTTTTCTTTAAAATCAGGATCTGATTGTTGTACTAGTTCGTCAAAATTTGTTTGATCTTTTGAAGAGAACATTTTTAGGCCTATTGAGTTAAATTTTGAAATAGCGCCATAAGCATTCACAAGTATCGAAGTTAGAGTATCTGGATTGGTGCTGATAAACTGAGCAATTTTTTCATTATAGAATGAAGAAAGTTCTTTATTATTTGAATTTTTACAAATTTCAATTCAAGGTCCTTTGACAAAATTATGAAGTGATAAAAAATAAGCAAAATTTGCAAAAACATATTTTTCTTTGGTAAATGTTTTATCGATATTTGAATAAAGAAGTAAATATCAACCTATTATATAAATTATCTCTTGAGCTTGTTTTGATCAAAAACTGTCTTTACTATTGTTATCCCACTCGTGAATAGATTCGATTGTTTTTTGGAGTCAACTTGATGCAACATCATAATTTTGTAGTTTTTCTGCTTCAGTTTTATAGGGAGAATGAAATTTGTCTCAAATCAATGATAAAAAATTTATTCCCCGAGATTTGCCTAAATTTTGAAAATCCAGCAAAACAATTTCATAACCTTGGTTTTCAATTTCCTCAGAGAGGCTAGTAAAAAGTTCACCTTTTGGATCAATCACCATTAAATTAGGTCTTTTGTTTTCGTCTTTGATGTGAATGTTGTATTTGATTGTCGGGATAATGAATTTTTGAGTTTTCCCAGATCTTGTGTCACCTAAAATAAAGGCATGAGAATTTGAACAAACATAAAAATCGACTTCATTAGTTTTTTTATTGACTAATTCAGTTTTTATTACTCAACCAGATTTTTCAGAAATAGTGCTTTTGTCTTTTTTAATTAAACTTAATTTTTTTTCTTTTTGAACTAAAAATAAATTTTTAAATTCTGTTTGACTACCTATTTTTTCAATTTCATCGAAAAGTAAAAAAGTTTTGTTCAAGTCTTTTGAAAAAAGTTTTTTTTTGTGGCGTTCGAAAAAATGAATAATAAAATAAAAAATAAATGAGCTAAGAAATGCTATTAATAAAATTCAAACAATTTCTTTTCAGTCCAAAATTAATGAGTAATAAGCATTAAAAATATTTTTAATTGGATTAAATTTCTTTGCAAAAATCCAAGGCCAAATACCCAAACAAATTAAAAATGGAGCAACAAAACTAATGATAGCAATTATAATTTTTTGTAATGCTTTTGGAAATTGTTCTAACTTCATTTTAAATTAACCTGTGATTTTTTTTACTGTTCTTTTATATCAATAAACCAAATTTATTTCTTTTTTAGGCTTATCTTCTTGGTAATAGGAAAAGAAAGCGTTTTGATTGTTAATTTTTTGCAAACTAGTTTTTTTATCTTTGTTATTTTTTCTATTTATTTCTGCAAAATCAAGTTCTTTATTAAGTTTTTTTAATACAATGTTACGGTTTTGGTAAAAAAATTCCTTTTGCTCCTTATCAATGATATTTTTTGCGTATGAGATAACTTCAAAATCTTGCTTTTTTTGATATTCGCTAATTTTGTTTATAGTTTCGTTAAATCTATAAATTAAATTCTTAGTCCTTAAGTCGGTATCAAGAATTTTTTTGAATAATAAATTGATTGTCTCTTTTTTTGACTCGTCTAAATATTTGAAAAATTTAGACCGCTTTTGAGAATTAGAATTTAAAATTTTGTTTTTTTCCAAAATATCTAAACTTAAACTAGGGAAATT belongs to Mesomycoplasma ovipneumoniae and includes:
- a CDS encoding type IV secretory system conjugative DNA transfer family protein, producing the protein MKLEQFPKALQKIIIAIISFVAPFLICLGIWPWIFAKKFNPIKNIFNAYYSLILDWKEIVWILLIAFLSSFIFYFIIHFFERHKKKLFSKDLNKTFLLFDEIEKIGSQTEFKNLFLVQKEKKLSLIKKDKSTISEKSGWVIKTELVNKKTNEVDFYVCSNSHAFILGDTRSGKTQKFIIPTIKYNIHIKDENKRPNLMVIDPKGELFTSLSEEIENQGYEIVLLDFQNLGKSRGINFLSLIWDKFHSPYKTEAEKLQNYDVASSWLQKTIESIHEWDNNSKDSFWSKQAQEIIYIIGWYLLLYSNIDKTFTKEKYVFANFAYFLSLHNFVKGPWIEICKNSNNKELSSFYNEKIAQFISTNPDTLTSILVNAYGAISKFNSIGLKMFSSKDQTNFDELVQQSDPDFKEKFNSNIKPFAVFITFQLDSNIGQLMIPSIINNCYSSLISIANSKPNRRNFRDFLFLGDEFGNLPSVYQMSTKMSTAASYGIYFALVLQNIQQLTKYGKENDTILSNSALKIYFRSNDIKSIETFVKFAGKKDVIKKSYSNSEKAEKSNQTSNSETVSQENIISVNKLAQMPPEQSWVFVTGLKPIHIKTNFAYEIWNHPQKSLESFYENKEVNFNFDFIEFDFEKKLNGESGNFINGAQKNILDQKELDKTIIEYSIVYKKYFKKLDIEKDELNNELKKMIDKLKNLVNSSENKSNLVANKKVKNDLNFKLVEKIEKEINSLNLLLNSDKQWVDDSYKSSIKNQIVKKEIQLTELKNQKFGK